The following are from one region of the Klebsiella aerogenes genome:
- a CDS encoding DedA family protein, producing MSDSLSLLSLFASSFLSATLLPGNSEVVMVAMLLTGVSQPWMLVLIATIGNSLGGVTNVILGRLFPLRKTSRWQERAAGWLKRYGAVTLLLSWAPVIGDLLCLLAGWMRISWGPVLFFLCLGKALRYIVIAAATLQGMTWWH from the coding sequence GTGAGCGACTCGCTGTCGCTCCTGTCGCTTTTTGCCAGCAGCTTTTTAAGCGCCACCTTGCTTCCCGGCAACTCAGAGGTGGTGATGGTTGCTATGCTTCTTACGGGGGTCAGTCAACCGTGGATGCTGGTATTAATAGCAACAATCGGCAATAGCCTTGGAGGGGTAACTAACGTTATTCTGGGGCGCCTGTTTCCGCTGCGTAAGACATCACGCTGGCAGGAGAGGGCGGCCGGCTGGCTAAAACGCTATGGTGCGGTGACATTATTATTGAGCTGGGCGCCTGTTATAGGCGATTTGCTGTGTTTACTGGCGGGATGGATGCGCATTTCCTGGGGACCAGTGCTTTTTTTCTTATGTCTTGGTAAGGCGTTGCGCTATATCGTCATTGCGGCGGCAACGCTTCAGGG